From the genome of Syntrophales bacterium, one region includes:
- a CDS encoding endonuclease/exonuclease/phosphatase family protein yields MKQNSNRLPSTFHRRHIDRRTVKATRAITTAIFAGIAIVDRLYQIGPYLSGRRACPDVWDLDAGGDRHETVTNRDWSALRVMTLNTAHGRKEGSHRLLNSVGTVRSNLDDVASLLRRMAPDIVGLQETDGPSAWSGMFDHVKYISRRGNFPSAVLGEHVKGKLNVYGTALLSKLSLHDPFSIRFSPAPPTFSKGAVISTVRVPDAGKRNIDVVSLHLDFARKSVRMRQVEELVEGLLNRGNPLIVMGDFNCEWTTGEPSLPFLVKSLDLKPFRPEATTMYTHPSSQRRLDWILLSRELEFLSYRTIQEPLSDHLAVMADVKLAS; encoded by the coding sequence TTGACCGCCGCACCGTAAAAGCCACTCGAGCCATTACCACGGCCATATTCGCGGGGATAGCCATCGTCGACAGGCTGTACCAGATCGGCCCCTATCTCTCGGGGCGCAGGGCCTGCCCTGACGTGTGGGACCTGGATGCCGGCGGTGATCGCCATGAGACCGTCACCAACCGTGACTGGTCGGCCTTGAGGGTGATGACCCTCAATACGGCTCACGGGAGAAAGGAAGGTTCCCACCGGCTCCTGAATTCGGTAGGCACCGTGCGATCGAACCTTGACGACGTCGCGTCGCTATTGAGGCGTATGGCACCGGATATTGTGGGGCTTCAGGAAACCGACGGCCCGTCGGCATGGAGCGGCATGTTCGATCACGTGAAATATATTTCCCGCAGGGGGAACTTTCCCTCCGCCGTCCTCGGTGAGCATGTAAAAGGAAAACTGAATGTATACGGCACAGCGCTTCTGTCGAAGCTGTCTCTTCATGACCCCTTCTCCATCCGTTTCTCGCCGGCGCCGCCCACCTTTTCAAAGGGAGCCGTCATTTCAACGGTGCGGGTACCGGACGCAGGGAAAAGAAACATAGATGTCGTTTCTCTTCATCTCGATTTCGCCCGTAAATCCGTAAGGATGCGACAGGTTGAAGAGTTGGTGGAAGGACTTCTGAATCGGGGGAATCCGCTCATCGTCATGGGTGATTTCAATTGCGAATGGACTACCGGAGAGCCCTCCCTCCCCTTTCTTGTGAAGAGCCTGGACCTGAAGCCCTTCCGGCCGGAAGCCACGACCATGTACACCCACCCCTCGTCACAACGGCGCCTCGACTGGATACTGCTCTCACGGGAGTTGGAATTCCTGAGCTACCGGACCATCCAGGAACCGCTCTCGGATCACCTGGCCGTCATGGCCGACGTGAAACTTGCCTCCTGA
- a CDS encoding heavy-metal-associated domain-containing protein — MKKIVIRGMSCGHCVAAVTKALRGIEGIVDVTVDLERGEATYSETTPVDSGTVRDRIREAGYDVDREESFDGIEKNR; from the coding sequence AAATCGTGATCAGGGGGATGTCCTGCGGCCACTGTGTCGCGGCGGTTACGAAGGCGCTTCGGGGAATAGAGGGGATCGTTGATGTTACGGTTGATCTCGAGCGGGGAGAGGCGACCTACAGCGAAACCACTCCCGTCGATTCCGGTACCGTCCGGGATCGAATCAGGGAAGCGGGCTACGATGTTGACCGCGAGGAGTCGTTCGACGGTATTGAAAAGAACAGGTGA
- a CDS encoding heavy metal translocating P-type ATPase encodes MKKTSVLVGGMTCAACVRRVENALKHLPGVSDASVNLATATATITHESGGADLPRIAEVLRDAGYEYLGEAGAPGENPVEAARQEETRELTRKVVIGSILSVLVMMGSMRHWFPFPAFIPDDAMPWILAGLSFPVVFWVGSRFYTGAIKAARQLTSDMNTLVVVGVTSAYLYSLLAILFPAFFAGVDADVHVYFEGASMIVTLVLLGRLLEARARGRTSEAIRRLFRLKPATARILTDGDERDVPLEVLQKGMMVLVRPGESIPTDGIIVRGRSAVDESMLTGESLPVEKNPGDKVFGGTVNQSGSFRFTATAIGAETALAQIIRMVEDAQGSKAPIQRFADRVASIFVPVVIAIALVTFAVWYFLVPGQDFDRALLNFVSVLIIACPCAMGLATPTAVMVGTGVGAEQGILIRGGEILEKACRIDTVVFDKTGTLTRGEPVVTDIIPAPGSSEKEVLELMASIEALSEHPLAAAVVGRARRDGIAPRAVEDFSALAGMGAKGTLNGRDILVGNRTLMDGNGIGLDDLEGPATTLAADGKTVAYVAADDRALGLAAFADIPRESAGEAVRLLKARGIRVVMITGDSHRTATVVARQLGIDHVEAEILPGGKAEKIKMLQKEGAVVAMVGDGINDAPALVQADTGIAIGTGTDIAAEASDITLIRDDLTLVDSAITLSFLTMRGIRQNLFWAFFYNTVGIPVAAGILYPFFGILLNPMYAATAMAFSSVSVVGNSLRLRRVWRKR; translated from the coding sequence ATGAAAAAAACATCCGTCCTCGTGGGAGGCATGACGTGCGCCGCCTGTGTCCGTCGCGTGGAGAACGCCTTGAAGCATCTGCCGGGGGTCAGTGACGCCTCGGTGAACCTTGCCACGGCCACGGCCACGATTACCCACGAATCCGGCGGGGCGGACCTGCCCCGCATCGCGGAGGTTCTTCGTGACGCCGGCTACGAGTATCTCGGTGAAGCCGGCGCGCCCGGCGAAAATCCCGTCGAGGCCGCGCGACAGGAGGAGACGCGCGAACTGACCAGAAAGGTCGTCATCGGGTCCATTCTGTCCGTCCTCGTAATGATGGGGTCCATGCGACACTGGTTCCCTTTCCCGGCCTTCATTCCCGATGACGCCATGCCGTGGATTCTCGCGGGGCTCAGCTTTCCTGTCGTTTTCTGGGTGGGAAGCCGGTTCTACACAGGCGCCATAAAGGCGGCCCGCCAATTGACCTCGGACATGAATACCCTCGTTGTGGTGGGTGTTACCTCGGCATACCTCTATTCGCTCCTTGCCATCCTCTTCCCGGCGTTCTTCGCGGGGGTCGATGCGGATGTCCACGTTTATTTCGAAGGAGCCTCCATGATCGTCACCCTGGTTCTCCTGGGACGACTCCTGGAAGCGAGGGCCCGGGGAAGAACCTCGGAAGCGATCAGGCGGCTTTTCAGGCTGAAGCCCGCGACGGCCCGGATACTGACCGATGGGGATGAACGGGACGTGCCCCTGGAGGTTCTTCAGAAGGGCATGATGGTCCTGGTCCGCCCGGGTGAAAGCATTCCAACCGACGGCATTATTGTACGGGGAAGATCCGCCGTCGATGAATCAATGCTTACCGGCGAGAGCCTCCCCGTGGAAAAGAACCCCGGTGACAAAGTTTTCGGCGGTACGGTCAATCAAAGCGGAAGTTTCCGGTTTACGGCAACGGCCATAGGGGCTGAAACCGCCCTTGCCCAGATCATTCGAATGGTAGAGGACGCCCAGGGTTCGAAAGCCCCCATCCAGAGATTCGCCGACCGGGTGGCGTCCATCTTTGTGCCGGTGGTTATAGCCATCGCCCTTGTCACCTTTGCGGTCTGGTATTTTCTGGTTCCCGGACAGGACTTCGACCGGGCTCTCCTGAACTTTGTTTCCGTTCTTATCATTGCCTGCCCCTGCGCCATGGGACTGGCAACGCCCACGGCCGTCATGGTGGGCACCGGAGTCGGCGCCGAGCAGGGCATCCTCATCCGTGGGGGAGAGATTCTGGAGAAGGCCTGCCGCATCGACACGGTGGTCTTTGATAAAACAGGGACGCTGACCCGGGGCGAGCCCGTTGTGACGGATATCATTCCGGCCCCGGGGTCTTCGGAAAAAGAGGTGCTGGAACTGATGGCTTCGATCGAAGCTTTGTCAGAGCATCCCCTGGCGGCGGCGGTTGTCGGCCGCGCGCGACGGGATGGAATCGCGCCCCGCGCGGTGGAGGACTTTTCCGCCCTGGCGGGGATGGGAGCCAAGGGGACGCTGAACGGCCGGGATATCCTCGTGGGCAACCGGACCCTTATGGACGGTAACGGGATAGGGCTCGACGATCTGGAAGGACCGGCCACTACCCTGGCAGCTGACGGAAAAACTGTTGCCTATGTCGCCGCCGATGACCGTGCCCTGGGGCTCGCCGCCTTTGCCGACATTCCCCGAGAATCGGCCGGGGAAGCGGTCAGGCTCCTGAAAGCACGGGGTATCAGGGTGGTCATGATCACGGGCGACAGCCACCGTACAGCGACCGTCGTAGCCCGCCAGCTCGGCATCGATCACGTCGAAGCGGAAATTCTCCCCGGGGGAAAGGCCGAAAAAATCAAGATGCTTCAGAAAGAAGGAGCCGTGGTGGCCATGGTGGGAGATGGGATCAATGACGCGCCGGCGCTGGTGCAGGCCGACACGGGCATCGCCATCGGCACCGGAACGGACATCGCCGCGGAGGCCAGCGATATTACCCTGATCCGGGATGACCTGACGCTCGTCGATTCGGCCATCACGCTCTCATTTCTGACCATGCGAGGTATCCGGCAGAATCTGTTCTGGGCATTTTTCTACAACACTGTGGGGATTCCCGTCGCCGCCGGGATTCTCTACCCCTTTTTCGGTATTCTTCTGAATCCCATGTACGCGGCAACGGCCATGGCCTTCAGTTCCGTCTCGGTGGTGGGAAATTCCCTGAGGCTGCGCAGGGTATGGAGAAAGCGATAG